One region of Triticum aestivum cultivar Chinese Spring chromosome 6B, IWGSC CS RefSeq v2.1, whole genome shotgun sequence genomic DNA includes:
- the LOC123134172 gene encoding cysteine-rich and transmembrane domain-containing protein WIH2 — MSYYGQQQAPVGAPPQQGYPPQGYPPAGYPPPQQGYPPAGYGQQQQGYPPQQGYPPQQQQQQNSGPSFMQGCLAALCCCCLLDACF; from the exons ATGAGCTACTACGGCCAGCAGCAGGCGCCAGTCGGCGCCCCGCCGCAGCAAG GTTACCCGCCGCAGGGGTACCCTCCGGCCGGTTACCCGCCGCCACAGCAGGGCTACCCGCCGGCCGGATACGGCCAGCAGCAGCAGGGCTACCCGCCTCAACAGGGCTACCCgccccagcagcagcagcagcagaacagCGGGCCTTCCTTCATGCAAGGATG CCTGGCCGCGCTTTGCTGCTGTTGTCTCTTGGACGCCTGCTTCTGA